A stretch of Planococcus citri chromosome 5, ihPlaCitr1.1, whole genome shotgun sequence DNA encodes these proteins:
- the LOC135847889 gene encoding uncharacterized protein LOC135847889, with the protein MKLLLKSHYRLVRKGKATSMVFDAAYTTFKCFTRIRMTNFTVILIITVQSLCLALEPTTSQIENDVENNTSFDCRATTSLMKDEIKSHLLKLQSQIAPISLDLLSPDVLSVEDPLEYWIRKTNNLSPRDIAQTNTDVNFVMNSNTFPESYIAYVVVLKSILNCQSMLISAKDGIRKIQAIRGSKTEESFSMPSDISLPPELSDTGLFSPDIFSDPDTPLRLVNKLLHIPKKEIPNLKMRIKNFANMAKESNKFTGQLWRSYISYCYGLNIFFRYDIAPVGMKTDLDKLKQFQIMRSNSPRRCFQLFGQSSDEIYKSQGSHKTEPNNSNLGPVVGNSPNAVLSSGSSSIESPCEPLPQTADSRTLPNILSFEIFSQADIFRYLVNKILGISSWKEQIQSIKDEADKALEGKPLPACYFPYATLLSSILRCLIHLVNSSEVDTYIRGIKMRRARNINGFNFLPIDISSSSELSEIFSYDIFSDPKPPAIFLDKILKMPSEKITNLKIQLQNFLQKWKQIDLQKTPFPYWYNWYAKSVFTFLQDESVLNDLKKNIFS; encoded by the exons ATGAAATTGTTATTGAAAAGTCACTATCGTTTAGTGAGAAAGGGAAAAGCCACAAGCATGGTGTTTGACGCAGCATATACAACATTTAAATGTTTCACCAGAATCAGGATGACAAAC TTCACTGTGATTCTCATTATAACAGTGCAATCACTATGCCTGGCGTTGGAGCCGACCACATCCCAAATTGAGAATGACGTTGAAAACAATACATCTTTCGACTGTCGTGCCACAACTTCGTTAAtgaaagatgaaataaaatctCATCTCTTGAAATTACAGTCTCAAATTGCACCCATTTCATTGGACCTTTTATCGCCTGATGTGTTATCAGTCGAAGATCCCTTGGAGTATTGGATTCGTAAAACAAACAACCTATCTCCTCGAGATATTGCGCAGACAAACACAGATGTGAACTTTGTTATGAATTCGAATACATTTCCTGAGAGTTACATCGCATACGTTGTAGTTCTGAAGTCGATTCTTAACTGTCAGAGTATGCTTATCAGTGCTAAAGATGGTATCCGAAAAATTCAAGCTATACGTGGTTCAAAAACAGAGGAAAGCTTTTCTATGCCATCTGATATATCATTGCCACCTGAGCTGTCTGACACGGGATTATTTTCACCTGATATCTTCTCTGACCCTGATACACCTCTACGTCTTGTCAATAAACTATTGCATATTCCAAAAAAAGAGATTCCAAACTTAAAGATGCGTATAAAGAATTTTGCAAACATGGCGAAAGAATCAAATAAGTTTACTGGTCAACTATGGAGGTCGTACATATCGTATTGTTATGGCTTGAATATATTCTTCAGATACGACATTGCTCCCGTGGGTATGAAAACTGATCTGGATAAACTAAAGCAG TTTCAGATTATGAGATCAAATTCGCCGAGGCGGTGTTTCCAATTGTTTGGCCAATCAAGCGATGAAATTTACAAATCTCAAGGTTCGCATAAAACAGAACCTAACAACTCAAATCTGGGCCCAGTAGTTGGAAATTCACCAAATGCTGTTCTCTCAAGTGGTAGTTCCAGTATTGAATCTCCATGTGAACCCTTGCCGCAAACAGCAGACTCGAGGACATTGCCGAATATTCTATCGTTTGAGATATTCTCTCAAGCTGATATTTTCCGTTATCTTGTCAATAAAATATTGGGAATAAGTTCATGGAAAGAGCAAATTCAATCCATCAAAGATGAAGCGGATAAAGCTTTGGAAGGAAAACCACTTCCTGCATGCTATTTCCCATATGCTACCTTACTCTCGTCGATTCTGAGGTGCTTGATACATCTTGTGAACTCGTCAGaggtagatacatacatacgaggAATCAAAATGCGTCGCGCTAGGAATATcaatggttttaattttttaccgaTTGACATTTCTTCATCGTCCGAGTTATCGGAAATATTTTCTTACGATATTTTCTCTGATCCCAAACCTCCGGCGATATTTCTtgacaaaatcttgaaaatgccgagtgaaaaaatcacaaatttgaaGATCcagttacaaaattttctacaaaagtgGAAACAGATAGATTTGCAGAAGACTCCGTTCCCATATTGGTACAACTGGTATGCTAAATCTgtgtttacatttttacaagATGAATCCGTattgaatgatttgaaaaagaatatATTTAGTTGA